In Microvenator marinus, one genomic interval encodes:
- a CDS encoding AAA family ATPase: MSQTEEFNAEIKEKSEFVGRVQQELSKVIVGQDYMVQRLMIGLLTGGHVLLEGVPGLAKTLTVKSLSDCFHMDFSRIQFTPDLLPADLVGTMIYDQVERTFVPRQGPVFTNFLLADEINRAPAKVQSALLESMQERQVTLGDRTYKLPSPFLVLATQNPIEQEGTYPLPEAQVDRFMLMLKVGYPTRSEERQIMDRIADQIEMPSVTPVAGPEEVLSAQSLIRKIFVDEKLRDYIVDLIVSTREPKEYGLNRIENYLEYGASPRATIFLNLAARAHAFINHRGYVTPEDIKSVAPDILRHRVVLSFQAEAEEVTSEDIVHEMLETIEVP, from the coding sequence ATGTCGCAAACCGAAGAATTTAACGCTGAAATTAAAGAAAAGTCGGAGTTTGTCGGACGGGTTCAACAAGAACTCTCAAAGGTCATTGTCGGTCAGGACTATATGGTCCAAAGGCTCATGATTGGACTCTTGACCGGCGGCCACGTGTTGCTAGAGGGCGTACCCGGACTCGCTAAAACGCTCACAGTTAAATCGTTATCTGATTGCTTCCACATGGATTTTAGCAGGATTCAGTTCACACCTGACCTGCTCCCTGCCGACTTGGTCGGCACCATGATCTACGACCAAGTTGAGCGGACTTTTGTGCCCCGACAAGGGCCAGTGTTCACAAACTTCCTGCTCGCCGACGAGATCAACCGCGCGCCCGCTAAAGTGCAATCAGCTTTGCTCGAGTCCATGCAGGAGAGGCAGGTAACCCTTGGGGACCGGACGTATAAGCTGCCCTCCCCGTTCCTGGTTTTAGCTACTCAAAATCCGATTGAGCAGGAGGGCACTTATCCCCTTCCTGAGGCCCAGGTAGACCGTTTCATGTTGATGCTCAAGGTGGGATACCCCACTCGAAGCGAAGAGCGTCAAATTATGGACCGCATAGCCGACCAAATCGAGATGCCCTCTGTGACACCAGTGGCTGGTCCAGAGGAAGTGCTCTCGGCGCAATCGCTCATTCGTAAAATCTTTGTCGATGAGAAACTCAGGGACTACATCGTCGATTTGATCGTTTCCACGCGTGAGCCCAAAGAGTACGGACTCAATCGCATCGAGAATTATCTGGAGTATGGCGCAAGCCCTCGTGCGACGATCTTCCTCAACTTGGCAGCGCGTGCTCACGCGTTCATCAACCACCGTGGTTACGTCACGCCCGAGGACATCAAGTCTGTCGCGCCGGACATTCTCAGACACCGTGTCGTCCTCAGCTTCCAGGCTGAGGCCGAAGAGGTGACTTCCGAAGATATTGTTCACGAAATGCTTGAGACCATTGAAGTACCCTAA
- a CDS encoding DUF58 domain-containing protein has translation MLPPDLIEAVKRLEIATKRAVNDQLAGEYHSVFKGRGMDFSEVREYQPGDDIRVIDWNVSARMNGMFVKQFVEERELTVFLLVDASGSQAFGSREKLKLATAAEIAALLAFTAVKNNDRVGLATYTDQIETFIPPKKGRKHVLRVITEILNTSPQGHLTHTQSALEFLLKVHRKKAVVFLVSDFLDSGFEKTLNLVNQKHEVIPVVISDPMEESLPDLGLVPFEDPESGEIVLVDTSNVRVREIYDRAVLDRNFARDQMFRKLRIDPIRITTGSNYVEPLVAYFRRRSKRVH, from the coding sequence ATGCTACCTCCAGACCTGATCGAAGCTGTTAAACGGCTAGAAATCGCTACGAAGAGAGCGGTGAACGACCAGCTCGCGGGTGAGTATCACTCCGTGTTCAAAGGGCGAGGTATGGACTTTTCTGAGGTCCGAGAATATCAGCCCGGAGACGACATCCGCGTCATCGACTGGAACGTTTCTGCGCGTATGAACGGAATGTTCGTCAAACAATTTGTAGAGGAACGGGAACTGACGGTTTTTTTGCTGGTTGATGCCTCAGGCTCCCAGGCTTTTGGCAGCCGAGAAAAGCTTAAACTTGCGACCGCCGCCGAGATAGCAGCCCTTCTGGCGTTCACGGCGGTTAAGAACAACGACCGCGTTGGACTCGCCACCTATACTGACCAGATTGAGACGTTTATCCCACCTAAAAAGGGACGAAAACACGTACTCCGAGTCATTACTGAGATCCTGAACACGAGTCCTCAGGGGCACCTGACCCATACCCAGAGCGCTCTTGAGTTCTTGCTCAAGGTTCATCGTAAAAAAGCAGTGGTTTTTCTGGTCTCCGACTTTCTAGACTCAGGGTTCGAAAAGACTCTCAATCTGGTTAACCAGAAACACGAAGTCATTCCGGTCGTGATTTCAGACCCGATGGAAGAATCTCTTCCGGACCTCGGACTCGTGCCCTTCGAAGACCCCGAGTCCGGCGAGATCGTCCTGGTAGATACGTCCAACGTGAGAGTGCGCGAGATTTACGACCGTGCAGTCCTGGACCGCAATTTTGCGCGCGACCAGATGTTTCGCAAACTCCGAATTGACCCAATTCGAATAACCACGGGCTCCAACTACGTTGAGCCATTGGTGGCCTATTTCAGAAGGAGGTCGAAACGTGTCCATTAA
- a CDS encoding vWA domain-containing protein — protein sequence MNFQFEFWPALLLLVLVPVMVALLLVPKLARKRTQSVRFTGVSQLSAQTRGWKRYLDPLPEILTILSLTLCILALARPQLVEPEEVEVEGIDIFLALDMSGSMRAIDQTQDEVRSLNRMGKDPLTRFEAAVNTLQEFVSTRDYDRIGMVVFAKDAFLQFPLTLDRRTIISMLDSLKLGDIDEGGTAIGNAMGRGISGLKDSDARTKILILITDGDRRGGNISPKQATTMAKSLGIKVYPILVGRKGPTLVPAGRDPFTGTIVYRETEFPVNPELLKEIAEGTSGRYFHAADAETLKRDLHEILNEFERTRIRDTTSVDPEELFRPLLLWALAALVLAFLLRHTFLRRFP from the coding sequence ATGAACTTCCAATTTGAGTTCTGGCCCGCCCTACTCCTCTTGGTGCTGGTCCCAGTGATGGTGGCACTCCTCTTGGTGCCAAAGCTGGCTCGGAAACGCACTCAATCAGTGCGATTCACGGGTGTGAGTCAGCTCAGTGCCCAAACCCGCGGATGGAAGAGATATTTGGACCCACTTCCGGAAATCCTGACTATTTTGAGTCTGACGCTCTGTATTCTTGCGCTTGCGAGACCACAGCTCGTGGAGCCAGAAGAAGTAGAAGTCGAAGGAATCGACATCTTTCTAGCCCTCGACATGTCGGGCTCTATGCGCGCAATCGACCAGACCCAAGACGAGGTTCGTTCCCTCAATCGTATGGGCAAAGACCCGCTCACAAGGTTCGAAGCGGCCGTTAATACTCTCCAAGAGTTCGTCTCGACGCGAGATTACGACCGCATCGGCATGGTTGTTTTCGCCAAAGATGCGTTCCTTCAATTCCCACTTACGCTCGATCGACGAACGATTATCTCCATGCTCGATTCACTCAAGCTCGGTGATATCGACGAAGGTGGTACAGCGATTGGAAATGCGATGGGACGGGGCATCTCGGGCTTAAAAGACTCCGACGCACGAACCAAGATTCTCATTCTAATCACAGATGGTGACCGACGCGGGGGGAACATTTCTCCTAAGCAGGCCACCACAATGGCCAAATCTCTCGGCATCAAGGTCTACCCCATTTTGGTTGGACGAAAGGGTCCAACTCTAGTTCCAGCAGGTCGCGATCCTTTTACCGGGACAATCGTTTACAGGGAGACGGAATTCCCGGTGAATCCGGAGCTGCTCAAAGAGATCGCCGAAGGCACTTCAGGTCGCTACTTCCATGCGGCCGACGCCGAAACACTCAAACGGGATTTGCACGAGATCCTCAACGAGTTCGAACGTACCCGTATCAGAGATACGACGAGTGTGGACCCGGAAGAACTCTTTCGTCCTCTACTGCTCTGGGCCTTGGCCGCGCTTGTTCTGGCGTTCTTACTTCGCCACACCTTTTTACGACGGTTTCCGTGA
- a CDS encoding ribonuclease HI translates to MTWEERRFKGKDRVWIQTENGTPVEENGKVFMKYSNSEDAKIYRAALANVQPSGAPSKPKPSNSSKRGVDRLVWQTPKGEVLFNTEKPEGLENQASIPAELWEFHTDGACAKNPGPCGWGWVLRHQGEYLEARQFIGHGTNNIAEFLAIKAALDHVKDDAAKVRIYTDSQLAIGIFTQNWKAKENVELVDAVKQAYKRFKKKPELIKIKGHAGHLLNERADFQATQSIKD, encoded by the coding sequence ATGACGTGGGAAGAAAGACGATTCAAAGGAAAAGATCGCGTTTGGATTCAAACCGAGAACGGAACTCCGGTTGAAGAAAACGGAAAGGTCTTCATGAAATACTCCAACTCCGAAGACGCCAAAATCTACCGCGCTGCCCTCGCAAATGTTCAACCATCGGGCGCACCGAGCAAACCAAAGCCGTCGAACTCCAGTAAACGTGGTGTCGATCGACTAGTATGGCAGACACCCAAAGGTGAGGTTCTTTTCAACACCGAGAAACCTGAGGGCCTCGAAAATCAGGCGTCAATTCCGGCTGAGCTCTGGGAGTTTCACACCGATGGGGCTTGCGCGAAGAATCCAGGACCGTGCGGTTGGGGTTGGGTCCTAAGGCATCAAGGTGAGTATCTTGAGGCCAGGCAGTTTATCGGCCACGGAACCAACAACATCGCCGAATTTTTGGCCATTAAGGCTGCGCTCGATCACGTTAAAGACGACGCCGCGAAAGTGCGAATCTATACAGACTCACAGCTTGCAATTGGCATCTTCACTCAGAATTGGAAAGCCAAAGAAAATGTGGAGTTGGTCGATGCCGTAAAGCAGGCCTACAAACGTTTCAAGAAGAAGCCTGAGCTCATCAAGATCAAGGGGCACGCGGGCCACCTACTCAACGAACGGGCTGACTTCCAAGCCACACAATCCATCAAAGATTAA
- a CDS encoding VWA domain-containing protein: MQFEHLETLLLVPVSLFIMLGALVFHSRWTQRVRLRIQSGSALESMYATFSPQRRRLKQISFVLAAIFIAIAAAQPQWGQTNKPVKRTGVDLVFAIDISKSMLAQDVVPSRLEAARREIKTILTQLGGDRVALVLFTAISFAQSPLTADYSAIRFYLDKMNPNHMPVGGTSLGRAISDSVELLTGKSRDGDDSLSMKRAKNQVIVLISDGEDHESDPIAAAQLAKEHGIRILTLGIGTRSGERIPSIRSDGTRSGFQRDRKGEIVRSKLDEDMLKEIATITGGAYIYFDGENSAANAILEEIEKLEETELETLLKERYRERYYFFLLPALLFLCFGILLSERRRKLGLAGVASVLIILTGCEDALRSKVSEVENAKELLAQGNPTEALAELDGIETKVLSSPELDYNIGTLQHLTEAQDEAREKLARALESDNPSLVFDASINLGLVLGARQEWSDAYKLFQDALVVADANPAAATDEERAIARKNLEAAFLKMYPPCSEIDDEFEENDEPLSATALEELKVPKAVICAEDDDWFRIQAMAGTRVSVRANFEPLRELFTEEEPFLTKPEDAQISLFSSNGQNVVAVDQGSEETLANDIASKKTARSLDRVLVDQTTVGAQSQVLLKVSSSPGRDFRYSLEIETIPPCQALQEATEPNDSPQNASVITPETGPAHLCPGDEDWFKIEVGPGDSFFADVSVSEDKERGTPPAPTLQIMDAETMQVLSEGVEDSGYLTAGIRDISSATTLLVRVGGVSDDEQGPYKLDTYHFLPCDVGDDRYEENDLPESAAELDGQLPVHRYLRLCESDDDYFSLGLKEDDPKLHVGVALTAFPADQEDPYLSDIQIDHLSAGGDQILHAGVRPEEQTPDALPLRSLLLTEKLDEKSALLRVRGEQDFYHLVQLNPSQPPQENQDKSESEEQQEQEEQENNEDQQDQQDKQDQEDGDKEDEEAESESAQPEEGEEEPREEAQMNPQPTDTSENPEMDRVEDILKSLEETDHNFQMKKALENMPNLYIERDW; encoded by the coding sequence ATGCAATTTGAACATCTTGAAACACTCCTCTTAGTGCCGGTCTCACTGTTTATCATGTTGGGAGCACTCGTCTTTCACTCGCGTTGGACGCAGCGGGTCCGATTGAGAATCCAATCTGGCAGCGCCCTCGAGTCGATGTACGCAACGTTCAGCCCTCAGCGACGAAGGCTAAAGCAGATCTCCTTCGTACTTGCCGCTATCTTCATTGCCATAGCTGCAGCTCAACCTCAGTGGGGACAGACGAACAAGCCGGTTAAACGAACCGGTGTTGACCTCGTTTTTGCCATCGATATCTCCAAAAGTATGCTGGCTCAGGACGTTGTCCCGAGCCGACTCGAGGCGGCACGACGCGAAATCAAGACCATCCTCACCCAACTGGGCGGTGACCGCGTGGCTCTGGTCCTCTTTACCGCCATCTCATTCGCACAATCGCCTCTCACCGCCGACTATTCTGCGATTCGCTTCTATCTCGACAAGATGAACCCGAACCATATGCCGGTGGGTGGCACGTCGCTTGGCCGCGCCATTTCTGATTCAGTTGAACTTCTGACCGGAAAGTCAAGAGATGGGGATGACTCTCTAAGCATGAAGAGAGCCAAGAACCAAGTGATTGTTCTCATTTCCGACGGTGAAGACCACGAGTCGGACCCTATTGCCGCCGCGCAACTTGCCAAGGAGCACGGTATTAGAATTCTCACCCTAGGCATCGGAACCCGCAGTGGAGAGCGAATCCCTTCGATTCGCTCCGATGGCACTAGGTCTGGCTTTCAGCGCGACCGAAAGGGAGAGATCGTCAGGTCCAAACTTGACGAGGACATGCTCAAGGAAATCGCCACGATCACGGGCGGAGCTTATATCTACTTTGACGGCGAGAACTCAGCTGCGAACGCTATTCTTGAAGAAATCGAGAAGCTCGAGGAAACCGAGTTAGAGACGCTTCTTAAAGAGCGCTACCGCGAGCGCTACTACTTCTTCCTCTTGCCAGCTTTGCTCTTTCTATGTTTCGGGATCTTACTCAGTGAGCGTCGGCGAAAGCTTGGACTCGCAGGTGTTGCGTCAGTCCTCATCATTCTGACGGGCTGTGAAGACGCCTTACGCTCGAAGGTCTCAGAAGTAGAAAACGCCAAGGAGCTACTCGCTCAAGGCAATCCTACCGAAGCACTAGCAGAGCTCGACGGTATCGAGACCAAAGTGCTCTCATCTCCTGAACTAGACTACAATATTGGCACGCTTCAGCATCTGACCGAAGCCCAGGATGAAGCGCGCGAAAAGCTCGCCCGAGCACTAGAAAGCGACAATCCTTCCTTGGTCTTTGATGCGTCGATCAATCTCGGACTTGTCTTGGGTGCGCGCCAGGAATGGTCCGATGCCTACAAACTCTTCCAAGACGCCTTGGTTGTTGCTGACGCTAACCCTGCTGCGGCAACCGACGAAGAACGCGCGATCGCACGCAAGAACCTCGAAGCGGCCTTTCTCAAGATGTATCCGCCCTGCAGCGAGATCGACGATGAGTTTGAAGAGAACGATGAGCCGCTATCTGCTACGGCGCTGGAAGAACTCAAAGTACCCAAAGCGGTGATTTGCGCAGAAGACGATGATTGGTTCCGCATCCAAGCCATGGCCGGAACGCGGGTTTCTGTACGGGCGAACTTTGAGCCACTTCGAGAGTTGTTTACGGAAGAAGAGCCCTTTCTCACAAAACCGGAAGACGCACAGATTTCACTCTTTTCATCTAACGGACAAAACGTGGTCGCCGTGGACCAAGGCTCCGAAGAGACACTTGCCAACGACATAGCTTCCAAAAAGACGGCGCGCTCACTCGACCGAGTCTTGGTCGACCAGACCACTGTGGGTGCTCAAAGCCAAGTCCTACTGAAGGTTTCCTCTTCTCCAGGACGGGACTTTCGCTACTCCCTTGAGATAGAGACCATACCGCCTTGTCAGGCACTTCAAGAGGCCACAGAACCGAATGATTCACCCCAAAATGCAAGCGTCATCACGCCGGAGACCGGTCCAGCTCATCTTTGCCCGGGCGATGAAGATTGGTTCAAGATCGAGGTCGGCCCCGGCGACTCGTTCTTCGCTGATGTAAGCGTTTCTGAGGACAAAGAACGAGGAACTCCTCCTGCTCCAACTCTTCAGATTATGGACGCCGAGACCATGCAGGTGCTTTCAGAGGGCGTTGAGGATTCTGGATACCTGACGGCAGGCATTCGGGACATCTCGTCGGCCACGACCCTTCTGGTTCGCGTTGGAGGTGTATCCGATGATGAGCAAGGTCCATACAAATTGGACACCTACCACTTTCTACCCTGCGACGTTGGAGACGACCGTTATGAAGAAAATGACCTGCCTGAATCTGCCGCCGAGCTCGACGGGCAATTGCCGGTTCATCGATATCTAAGATTGTGTGAATCCGACGACGACTATTTCTCGCTAGGCCTCAAGGAAGACGACCCCAAACTTCACGTTGGAGTCGCTCTCACTGCGTTTCCAGCGGACCAAGAAGACCCTTACCTTTCCGACATCCAAATCGACCACCTGTCAGCAGGTGGTGACCAGATTCTTCACGCCGGTGTGCGACCGGAAGAACAAACTCCAGATGCACTTCCGCTGAGATCCCTTCTTTTGACCGAGAAGCTCGACGAAAAGTCAGCGCTCCTGCGCGTTCGGGGCGAACAAGACTTCTACCATTTGGTTCAATTGAATCCTTCCCAGCCGCCTCAGGAGAATCAGGACAAATCTGAATCTGAGGAGCAGCAAGAACAAGAGGAACAGGAGAACAACGAAGACCAGCAAGACCAGCAAGACAAACAAGACCAAGAGGATGGAGACAAAGAAGACGAAGAGGCAGAATCAGAATCTGCTCAGCCCGAAGAAGGAGAAGAAGAGCCCAGGGAAGAGGCGCAAATGAACCCGCAACCGACGGATACCTCTGAAAACCCAGAGATGGATCGTGTCGAAGACATTCTAAAGTCGCTCGAAGAGACCGACCACAACTTCCAGATGAAAAAAGCCCTCGAAAACATGCCTAATCTTTATATCGAGAGAGATTGGTGA